In a genomic window of Tripterygium wilfordii isolate XIE 37 chromosome 8, ASM1340144v1, whole genome shotgun sequence:
- the LOC120003861 gene encoding cytochrome P450 71AP13-like, translated as MLPFLQLLIQDFKPSLLFSSIFLLVFLKFFFRSRKQNLKLPPSPPKLPIIGNLHQLGDMPHLCLQGLAKKYGSIIYLQLGEIPTVIVSSARLAEEVMKTHDHALSSRPQLFSAKHLFYGCQDIAFAPYGAYWRKIRKISMVELLSVKQVQSYSFVREEEVTRLVNRIAESCPCTISLTKVLHLYANAVVCRVSLGRDFSEGGDYDRHGFEKMLDDYQELLGGFSLGDFFPSMEFMHSLTGMKSKLMETFHRFDRFFDQVIDEHLNQSAREQKEHKDIVDVLLDIKNKGSAEINLTMDNVKAVILDMFAAGTDTTFITLDWGMTELIMNPKVMAKAQAEVRSIVGDRKMVLESDLAQLYYLKAVIKEIFRLHPAVPVLVPRESMQDVTIDGYDIPAKTRIFVNAWAIGRDPESWGNPETFDPERFMGSSIDFKGLDFELIPFGAGRRICPGMTFGTATVELALAQLLHSFDWELPPGVRTGDLDLTEVFGISMHKKSELIVVAKPWFP; from the exons ATGCTGCCTTTCCTTCAGTTGCTGATCCAAGACTTTAAACCATCCCTGCTCTTTTCATCAATATTTCTATTGGTGTTCTTGAAGTTCTTCTTTagatcaagaaaacaaaatctcaAGCTCCCACCAAGCCCACCAAAACTACCCATCATTGGTAACCTCCACCAACTTGGTGACATGCCTCACTTATGCCTTCAAGGTCTAGCCAAGAAGTATGGTTCCATCATATACTTACAACTTGGTGAGATCCCAACGGTGATTGTTTCATCAGCTAGATTGGCCGAGGAAGTGATGAAAACTCATGATCATGCACTTTCAAGTCGTCCTCAGCTGTTTTCTGCAAAACACCTGTTCTATGGTTGCCAAGATATTGCTTTTGCTCCCTATGGGGCTTACTGGAGGAAGATCAGAAAGATTTCCATGGTTGAACTACTTAGTGTCAAGCAGGTCCAATCATACAGCTTTGTTAGAGAAGAAGAAGTTACCCGTTTGGTAAATCGAATCGCAGAGTCTTGTCCTTGCACAATCAGTCTAACCAAGGTGCTCCATTTGTATGCAAATGCTGTCGTTTGCCGGGTTTCACTTGGAAGAGATTTCTCAGAAGGAGGAGACTATGATCGACATGGATTTGAGAAGATGCTTGACGATTACCAAGAATTGCTAGGAGGATTTAGCTTGGGAGATTTCTTTCCTTCAATGGAATTTATGCACAGCTTAACAGGCATGAAATCAAAACTCATGGAAACTTTCCATCGATTTGATCGGTTTTTCGATCAAGTCATTGATGAACATCTCAATCAATCTGCAAGAGAACAGAAGGAGCATAAGGATATTGTGGATGTCTTGCTCGACATAAAGAATAAAGGATCGGCTGAAATCAATCTCACCATGGACAATGTTAAAGCTGTCATACTG GACATGTTTGCTGCAGGAACAGATACAACCTTCATAACCCTTGACTGGGGAATGACCGAGCTCATCATGAACCCCAAGGTCATGGCAAAAGCACAAGCAGAGGTACGGAGTATTGTCGGAGATAGAAAAATGGTGTTAGAGAGTGATCTGGCTCAGCTGTATTACCTGAAAGCTGTTATCAAGGAAATATTTCGATTGCATCCAGCAGTTCCAGTACTAGTCCCCAGAGAATCAATGCAGGATGTTACCATTGACGGGTATGACATTCCAGCTAAAACCCGAATTTTTGTGAATGCTTGGGCAATTGGAAGGGATCCAGAATCATGGGGGAACCCTGAAACATTTGACCCTGAACGATTTATGGGTAGCTCAATAGATTTCAAAGGACTGGACTTTGAGCTGATACCTTTTGGGGCTGGTAGAAGAATCTGTCCTGGCATGACATTTGGAACAGCCACTGTTGAGCTTGCTTtagctcaacttctccacagCTTTGATTGGGAGCTGCCACCAGGAGTCCGGACAGGGGATTTGGATCTGACTGAGGTTTTTGGCATCTCAATGCACAAGAAGTCTGAACTGATTGTTGTTGCCAAACCATGGTTCCCTTAA
- the LOC120004068 gene encoding serine/threonine-protein kinase AFC2-like isoform X3, whose amino-acid sequence MIKAIVMHELHLIHTDLKPENILLVSSDYVKVPDYKNSSRSPRDGSYSKRVPKYSSIKVIDFGSTTYERQDQNYVVSTRHYRAPEVIIGLGWSYPCDVWSVGCILVELCTGEALFQTHENLEHLAMMERVLGPLPHHMLKKLDRHAEKYVRMGRLDWPEGAMSRDSIRAVSKLPRLQNLIMQHVDHSAGEFIHLLQGLLRYDPTERLAARDALNHPFFTRERLRR is encoded by the exons ATGATAAAGGCAATCG TTATGCATGAGTTGCATTTGATTCATACCGACTTGAAGCCTGAGAACATACTTCTGGTTTCATCTGATTATGTGAAAGTTCCTGATTACAAG aATTCATCCCGATCCCCAAGAGACGGATCCTACTCTAAAAGGGTTCCCAAGTATAGTTCTATTAAAGTGATCGACTTTGGTAGTACTACATATGAACGTCAAGACCAGAACTACGTTGTCTCAACGCGACATTACCGTGCACCGGAGGTTATTATTG GGCTTGGATGGAGTTATCCTTGtgatgtatggagtgttggttGTATATTGGTGGAGTTGTGCACG GGAGAAGCATTGTTTCAGACTCACGAGAACTTGGAGCATCTTGCGATGATGGAACGAGTGCTGGGTCCATTGCCTCATCACATGCTTAAGAAGCTTGA TCGACATGCAGAGAAGTATGTTAGAATGGGAAGGCTCGACTGGCCAGAAGGTGCTATGTCAAGAGATAGTATAAGAGCAGTTTCGAAGCTTCCTAGACTTCAG AACCTGATAATGCAGCATGTAGACCATTCAGCTGGTGAATTTATACATCTTTTACAAGGTCTTCTTAGATACGATCCTACTGAGAGATTGGCTGCCCGTGATGCTCTAAATCATCCTTTCTTTACGAGGGAACGTCTGAGGAGATGA
- the LOC120004068 gene encoding serine/threonine-protein kinase AFC2-like isoform X2, whose product MGEGTFGQVLECWDREREEMVAIKIVRGIKKYRDAAMIEIEILQQLGRHDKGNRCVQIRNWFDYRNHICIVFEKLGPSLYDFLRKNNYRSFPIDLVREIGRQLLECVAFMHELHLIHTDLKPENILLVSSDYVKVPDYKNSSRSPRDGSYSKRVPKYSSIKVIDFGSTTYERQDQNYVVSTRHYRAPEVIIGLGWSYPCDVWSVGCILVELCTGEALFQTHENLEHLAMMERVLGPLPHHMLKKLDRHAEKYVRMGRLDWPEGAMSRDSIRAVSKLPRLQNLIMQHVDHSAGEFIHLLQGLLRYDPTERLAARDALNHPFFTRERLRR is encoded by the exons ATGGGTGAAG GCACATTTGGGCAGGTTTTGGAATGCTGGGACAGAGAAAGGGAAGAAATGGTTGCCATTAAAATTGTTCGTGGAATCAAAAAGTATCGTGATGCTgctatgattgaaattgaaattcttcAACAGCTTGGAAGACATGATAAAGGCAATCG TTGTGTACAAATACGGAACTGGTTTGACTATCGTAACCATATCTGTATT GTATTTGAGAAGCTTGGACCAAGCTTATACGATTTTCTTCGCAAAAACAATTATCGCTCATTTCCCATTGATCTAGTCCGTGAGATTGGCAGACAACTGTTGGAATGTGTAGCAT TTATGCATGAGTTGCATTTGATTCATACCGACTTGAAGCCTGAGAACATACTTCTGGTTTCATCTGATTATGTGAAAGTTCCTGATTACAAG aATTCATCCCGATCCCCAAGAGACGGATCCTACTCTAAAAGGGTTCCCAAGTATAGTTCTATTAAAGTGATCGACTTTGGTAGTACTACATATGAACGTCAAGACCAGAACTACGTTGTCTCAACGCGACATTACCGTGCACCGGAGGTTATTATTG GGCTTGGATGGAGTTATCCTTGtgatgtatggagtgttggttGTATATTGGTGGAGTTGTGCACG GGAGAAGCATTGTTTCAGACTCACGAGAACTTGGAGCATCTTGCGATGATGGAACGAGTGCTGGGTCCATTGCCTCATCACATGCTTAAGAAGCTTGA TCGACATGCAGAGAAGTATGTTAGAATGGGAAGGCTCGACTGGCCAGAAGGTGCTATGTCAAGAGATAGTATAAGAGCAGTTTCGAAGCTTCCTAGACTTCAG AACCTGATAATGCAGCATGTAGACCATTCAGCTGGTGAATTTATACATCTTTTACAAGGTCTTCTTAGATACGATCCTACTGAGAGATTGGCTGCCCGTGATGCTCTAAATCATCCTTTCTTTACGAGGGAACGTCTGAGGAGATGA
- the LOC120004068 gene encoding serine/threonine-protein kinase AFC2-like isoform X1, producing the protein MEMERVTGFPLDRRPRKRARLGWDVPQIPKAQVGIFCAEEVGNVISFASSRAPSDITPSSLFVKGVNRNGSPPWREDDKDGHYMFAVGDNLTSRYKIQSKMGEGTFGQVLECWDREREEMVAIKIVRGIKKYRDAAMIEIEILQQLGRHDKGNRCVQIRNWFDYRNHICIVFEKLGPSLYDFLRKNNYRSFPIDLVREIGRQLLECVAFMHELHLIHTDLKPENILLVSSDYVKVPDYKNSSRSPRDGSYSKRVPKYSSIKVIDFGSTTYERQDQNYVVSTRHYRAPEVIIGLGWSYPCDVWSVGCILVELCTGEALFQTHENLEHLAMMERVLGPLPHHMLKKLDRHAEKYVRMGRLDWPEGAMSRDSIRAVSKLPRLQNLIMQHVDHSAGEFIHLLQGLLRYDPTERLAARDALNHPFFTRERLRR; encoded by the exons ATGGAGATGGAACGCGTGACGGGGTTTCCTCTCGATCGGCGACCCAGGAAGAGGGCGCGCTTGGGTTGGGACGTCCCTCAGATCCCAAAG GCTCAGGTAGGAATATTTTGTGCGGAAGAGGTTGGGAATGTGATCAGCTTTGCCTCTTCAAGAGCACCATCAGACATTACTCCTAGTTCTCTATTTGTAAAGGGAGTGAATCGAAACGGTTCTCCCCCATGGCGGGAAGATGACAAGGATGGGCATTACATGTTTGCAGTTGGAGATAATTTAACTTCTCGTT ATAAGATACAAAGCAAAATGGGTGAAG GCACATTTGGGCAGGTTTTGGAATGCTGGGACAGAGAAAGGGAAGAAATGGTTGCCATTAAAATTGTTCGTGGAATCAAAAAGTATCGTGATGCTgctatgattgaaattgaaattcttcAACAGCTTGGAAGACATGATAAAGGCAATCG TTGTGTACAAATACGGAACTGGTTTGACTATCGTAACCATATCTGTATT GTATTTGAGAAGCTTGGACCAAGCTTATACGATTTTCTTCGCAAAAACAATTATCGCTCATTTCCCATTGATCTAGTCCGTGAGATTGGCAGACAACTGTTGGAATGTGTAGCAT TTATGCATGAGTTGCATTTGATTCATACCGACTTGAAGCCTGAGAACATACTTCTGGTTTCATCTGATTATGTGAAAGTTCCTGATTACAAG aATTCATCCCGATCCCCAAGAGACGGATCCTACTCTAAAAGGGTTCCCAAGTATAGTTCTATTAAAGTGATCGACTTTGGTAGTACTACATATGAACGTCAAGACCAGAACTACGTTGTCTCAACGCGACATTACCGTGCACCGGAGGTTATTATTG GGCTTGGATGGAGTTATCCTTGtgatgtatggagtgttggttGTATATTGGTGGAGTTGTGCACG GGAGAAGCATTGTTTCAGACTCACGAGAACTTGGAGCATCTTGCGATGATGGAACGAGTGCTGGGTCCATTGCCTCATCACATGCTTAAGAAGCTTGA TCGACATGCAGAGAAGTATGTTAGAATGGGAAGGCTCGACTGGCCAGAAGGTGCTATGTCAAGAGATAGTATAAGAGCAGTTTCGAAGCTTCCTAGACTTCAG AACCTGATAATGCAGCATGTAGACCATTCAGCTGGTGAATTTATACATCTTTTACAAGGTCTTCTTAGATACGATCCTACTGAGAGATTGGCTGCCCGTGATGCTCTAAATCATCCTTTCTTTACGAGGGAACGTCTGAGGAGATGA
- the LOC120003862 gene encoding E3 ubiquitin-protein ligase RGLG2-like: protein MLALVVLVIISIVVGLMGAIFSKRSSSRGSSGSHSWSHHNYPQSQYAQPSQEYAPWYHHQPPPQSYAGHAQQSKRRLERKYSKIDDDYSSLEQVTEALARAGLESSNLIVGIDFTKSNEWTGARSFKRRSLHHIGDEQNPYEQAISIIGKTLSSFDEDNLIPCFGFGDASTHDQEVFSFYPDERFCNGFEEVLRRYKELVPQLRLAGPTSFAPIIEMAITIVEQSRGQYHVLVIIADGQVTRSVDTNNGHLSPQEKKTVDAIVKASEYPLSIILVGVGDGPWDMMKEFDDNIPARGFDNFQFVNFTEIMSKNVDRSRKEAEFALKALMEIPSQYKATLELNLLGASRGNAIDRVSLPPPLYGASSYSASKPSQSSSFQPGAPSSRRYPADVPVAPSSTAASDDHDCPVCLTNPRDMAFSCGHRTCSTCGDDLQLCPICRTTIHTRIRLY from the exons ATGTTAGCATTGGTTGTATTAGTCATAATATCCATAGTTGTTGGATTAATGGGTGCAATATTTTCGAAACGGTCAAGTTCAAGAGGATCTTCTGGTTCACATTCATGGAGTCATCACAACTACCCACAATCACAGTATGCTCAACCTAGCCAAGAATATGCACCATGGTACCATCACCAACCTCCTCCTCAAAGCTATGCCGGCCATGCTCAACAATCAAAAAggaggttggagagaaagtaTTCAAAGATCGATGATGACTACAGCAGCCTGGAGCag GTAACCGAGGCACTAGCACGTGCTGGCTTGGAATCTTCGAATCTCATTGTTGGAATTGATTTCACAAAGAGCAATGAATGGACAG GTGCAAGGTCTTTCAAACGGAGAAGCCTACATCATATTGGAGATGAGCAGAATCCTTATGAGCAAGCAATCTCTATCATTGGGAAAACATTATCTTCCTTTGACGAGGATAACTTGATTCCCTGTTTTGGATTTGGAGATG CATCAACGCATGATCAAGAAGTTTTTAGTTTCTATCCAGATGAGAGGTTTTGTAATGGATTTGAGGAAGTTTTAAGAAGATACAAAGAATTGGTCCCTCAACTACGACTGGCAG GACCGACATCATTTGCCCCTATCATTGAAATGGCCATTACTATTGTTGAGCAAAGTCGTGGCCAGTACCATGTATTAGTGATAATAGCGGATGGACAG GTGACAAGAAGTGTGGATACTAACAATGGCCATCTTAGTcctcaagagaagaaaaccgtTGATGCAATTGTGAAAGCAAG TGAGTACCCCTTGTCAATTATTTTAGTCGGCGTTGGAGATGGACCGTGGGATATGATGAAGGAATTTGATGATAACATCCCTGCACGTGGATTTGATAATTTTCAG TTTGTGAATTTTACAGAAATCATGTCAAAGAACGTGGATCGGTCCAGAAAAGAAGCAGAGTTTGCTCTTAAAGCTTTGATGGAAATACCCTCTCAATATAAAGCTACTCTAGAGCTTAATTTATTGGG TGCTAGTAGAGGGAATGCTATTGATAGGGTTTCTCTTCCGCCTCCTCTCTATGGTGCAAGTTCTTATAGTGCCTCCAAACCCTCACAGTCGAGTAGTTTTCAACCCGGTGCACCTTCTTCTCGTAGATATCCCGCAGATGTTCCTGTAGCCCCTTCTTCAACTGCCGCTTCAGATGATCAT GATTGCCCCGTTTGTCTGACCAACCCAAGGGACATGGCTTTCAGTTGTGGACATCGG ACATGCAGTACCTGTGGAGATGATCTTCAGTTATGCCCCATTTGCCGGACCACCATCCATACGCGAATAAGGCTCTACTAG